In Nocardioides sp. zg-1228, a single window of DNA contains:
- a CDS encoding cytochrome P450, with the protein MSSPASRPVRGTPVGPGVGRELRSGVHWGVAHGLPILVLRRAAGRGDLQARLVRVGATGTDEVFDLIEEIRSHGPLYRSRLGHVTTDHAAVRHVLTSDDFRTGLPTAQGALGRVTRWAAPDSLHPVEPPSLLVTEPPDHTRYRRLVTRVFTMRAVERLRARTEEIAADLLDSLAPRATGPIDLVETYCAVLPVTVIAEILGVPERDRGQVLAFGSAAAPSLDLGLGFWRYRSVSRALARFDDWLGEHLESLRRDPGDDLLSQLVAAREEGRGLDETELKATAGLVLAAGFETTVNLLGNGISLLHDHPDQRAALAADPSLWPNAVEEALRLDPPVLLTGRMAVRDTEVGGAPVRRGAMVTAILGGANRDPAVFTDPLRFDVARPNAREHISFSAGRHHCLGAQLARMEGEVGLRAIWERFPDLRLEPGAGRRETRILRGFERLPATLRP; encoded by the coding sequence ATGTCCTCGCCCGCGTCCCGCCCAGTCCGTGGGACGCCGGTGGGACCGGGGGTCGGGCGCGAGCTGAGGTCGGGCGTCCACTGGGGCGTGGCCCACGGGCTGCCCATCCTCGTGCTGCGCCGTGCGGCCGGTCGCGGCGACCTGCAGGCCCGGCTGGTCAGGGTCGGCGCGACGGGCACCGACGAGGTCTTCGACCTCATCGAGGAGATCCGGTCGCACGGACCGCTCTACCGCTCCCGGCTCGGCCACGTCACCACCGACCACGCGGCCGTGCGCCACGTGCTGACCAGCGACGACTTCCGTACGGGCCTGCCGACCGCGCAGGGTGCGCTCGGCCGGGTCACCCGCTGGGCCGCCCCCGACTCGCTCCACCCGGTCGAGCCGCCGTCGCTGCTGGTGACCGAGCCGCCCGACCACACCCGCTACCGCCGGCTCGTCACCCGCGTCTTCACCATGCGCGCCGTCGAGCGGCTGCGGGCGCGCACCGAGGAGATCGCCGCCGACCTGCTCGACTCCCTGGCGCCCCGCGCGACCGGCCCGATCGACCTCGTCGAGACCTACTGCGCGGTCCTGCCGGTCACCGTCATCGCCGAGATCCTCGGGGTGCCCGAGCGCGACCGGGGCCAGGTGCTCGCCTTCGGCTCGGCCGCTGCCCCGAGCCTCGACCTCGGGCTGGGCTTCTGGCGCTACCGCTCGGTCAGCCGGGCGCTGGCCCGGTTCGACGACTGGCTCGGCGAGCACCTGGAGTCGCTGCGCCGAGACCCGGGCGACGACCTGCTCAGCCAGCTCGTCGCCGCGCGCGAGGAGGGCCGCGGCCTCGACGAGACCGAGCTCAAGGCCACGGCGGGGCTGGTCCTGGCGGCCGGCTTCGAGACGACGGTCAACCTGCTGGGCAACGGCATCTCGCTGCTGCACGACCACCCCGACCAGCGGGCCGCGCTCGCCGCCGACCCGTCCCTGTGGCCCAACGCGGTCGAGGAGGCGCTGCGCCTCGACCCGCCCGTGCTGCTGACCGGCCGGATGGCGGTGCGCGACACCGAGGTCGGCGGCGCTCCGGTGCGCCGTGGCGCGATGGTCACCGCGATCCTGGGCGGCGCCAACCGCGACCCTGCCGTCTTCACCGACCCCCTGCGCTTCGACGTCGCACGCCCCAACGCGCGCGAGCACATCTCCTTCTCCGCCGGCCGGCACCACTGCCTCGGCGCGCAGCTCGCCCGGATGGAGGGCGAGGTCGGCCTGCGGGCGATCTGGGAGCGGTTCCCCGACCTGCGGCTCGAGCCCGGCGCCGGTCGCCGCGAGACCCGCATCCTGCGCGGGTTCGAGCGGCTCCCGGCCACGTTGCGTCCCTGA
- a CDS encoding family 43 glycosylhydrolase has translation MPKRGAARLLVLLLAATLLSVVGPAASGPASAAPAEEWVPRPVLNLDFPDPAVVTTPGGLVAYATGDLVPHAWSRQPDGPWRRGPSLLTHKPSWSRAGGVWAVDVARVRGRWLLYYATPVKGMGEHGRCIGVARSRSARGPFRPVGSAPLVCPSYAGTPLAQDPLLPRDPTLPRAGVIDPSWFRDVDGTSYLLYKTDRIPSTIRIVALTRDGQSVRSGATSQELLRSEGVLENPVLTLRPEGYVLFASEGDWTRCGYRTTWRRSPALLDWSTATGGVFLDTTTTGLCGSGGADLVEGRRGGLIAFLHGWTCRGTALPCAGRGKWDHKPRQRGRRALYAARLGWADGVPQVTSWLRAR, from the coding sequence GTGCCGAAACGAGGAGCAGCCCGCCTGCTCGTGCTGCTGCTCGCCGCGACCTTGCTGTCCGTCGTCGGCCCGGCCGCCTCCGGTCCGGCCTCCGCCGCCCCCGCGGAGGAGTGGGTGCCGCGGCCGGTGCTCAACCTCGACTTCCCCGACCCCGCGGTGGTCACCACCCCCGGCGGCCTGGTCGCGTACGCCACCGGAGACCTCGTGCCGCACGCCTGGTCGCGGCAGCCCGACGGCCCGTGGCGGCGCGGTCCGAGCCTGCTGACGCACAAGCCGTCGTGGTCGCGCGCCGGCGGCGTGTGGGCGGTCGACGTGGCGCGGGTGCGCGGACGGTGGCTGCTCTACTACGCGACGCCGGTGAAGGGGATGGGCGAGCACGGCCGCTGCATCGGCGTGGCCCGGTCACGCTCGGCCCGCGGGCCGTTCCGCCCCGTCGGCAGCGCGCCGCTCGTGTGTCCGTCGTACGCCGGGACGCCGCTGGCGCAGGATCCGCTCCTGCCGCGCGACCCGACCCTGCCACGGGCCGGGGTGATCGACCCGTCCTGGTTCCGCGACGTCGACGGCACGTCCTACCTGCTCTACAAGACCGACCGGATCCCCTCCACCATCCGAATCGTCGCGCTCACCCGTGACGGGCAGTCGGTCAGGAGCGGCGCGACGAGCCAGGAGCTGCTGCGCTCCGAGGGGGTCCTGGAGAACCCCGTCCTCACGCTGCGGCCCGAGGGCTACGTGCTGTTCGCATCCGAGGGCGACTGGACGCGCTGCGGCTACCGCACCACCTGGCGACGCTCGCCCGCCCTGCTCGACTGGTCGACCGCCACGGGCGGGGTGTTCCTGGACACCACGACCACCGGACTCTGCGGTTCAGGTGGCGCCGACCTGGTCGAGGGCCGGCGCGGCGGCCTCATCGCGTTCCTGCACGGCTGGACGTGCCGCGGCACCGCGCTCCCGTGCGCCGGCAGGGGCAAGTGGGACCACAAGCCGCGCCAGCGGGGCCGGCGGGCGCTGTACGCCGCCCGGCTGGGCTGGGCCGACGGTGTGCCGCAGGTCACCTCCTGGCTCCGCGCCCGCTGA
- a CDS encoding thioesterase family protein: MVSEWDAHTSLTAAGDGLFGAELDPGWIVGGGVNGGYLLGVVGRAIAETVPTKPHPLAVSAHYVSASRPGPAQVSTRVLREGGSVATVAAELGQEGTTRISVLATYGDLRAMPDDVDTTAEEPVLPPLEECVPASTAPEDVRRLAPMMERFDMRFDPACVGWAMGEPSGKGHIQAWFRMADGHDVDPVGLLMVCDALPPVTFDLGRPGWAPTLELTVHVRGVPAPGWLTVSHRTRNVAGGMFEEDCEVWDSAGRLVAQSRQLAMQPRR; the protein is encoded by the coding sequence ATGGTCTCCGAGTGGGACGCGCACACCTCCCTGACCGCCGCCGGCGACGGCCTGTTCGGCGCCGAGCTCGACCCCGGCTGGATCGTCGGGGGCGGGGTCAACGGCGGCTACCTCCTCGGCGTCGTGGGCCGCGCCATCGCCGAGACGGTGCCCACCAAGCCCCACCCGCTCGCCGTGAGCGCCCACTACGTGTCCGCCTCGCGGCCCGGGCCCGCCCAGGTGTCCACCCGCGTGCTCCGCGAGGGCGGCTCGGTCGCGACGGTGGCCGCCGAGCTCGGCCAGGAGGGCACCACCCGCATCTCGGTGCTGGCGACCTACGGCGACCTCCGGGCGATGCCCGACGACGTGGACACCACGGCGGAGGAGCCGGTGCTCCCGCCGCTCGAGGAGTGCGTGCCCGCCTCCACCGCCCCGGAGGACGTACGACGCCTGGCGCCGATGATGGAGCGCTTCGACATGCGCTTCGACCCGGCCTGCGTCGGCTGGGCGATGGGCGAGCCCAGCGGCAAGGGGCACATCCAGGCGTGGTTCCGGATGGCCGACGGCCACGACGTCGACCCGGTGGGTCTGCTGATGGTGTGCGACGCCCTCCCGCCGGTCACCTTCGACCTCGGCCGGCCCGGCTGGGCCCCGACGCTCGAGCTCACCGTGCACGTCCGGGGCGTCCCTGCGCCCGGCTGGCTCACCGTCTCCCACCGCACCCGCAACGTGGCGGGCGGGATGTTCGAGGAGGACTGCGAGGTCTGGGACTCCGCCGGCCGGCTCGTCGCCCAGAGCCGCCAGCTGGCGATGCAGCCGCGCCGCTGA
- a CDS encoding pseudouridine-5'-phosphate glycosidase has translation MLTVTDEVRDALASGQPVVALESTIISHGMPYPQNVEMARTVEGIVREGGAVPATIAVLHGRPRIGLSPDDLELLASDDSVVKVSLRDLPYVVSRGLHGATTVASTMRLAALAGISVFVTGGLGGVHRGAETSYDVSADLTELSTTSVAVVCAGVKSILDIGLTLEKLETLGVPVLGYGTDEFPSFYSRSSGFAAPMRVDSPAEVADLVRAKWDLGLAGGVVVANPIPAGSEIPSDEIGAIIDRALADMDSLGITGKDATPYLLGRIVEISDGASLTANIALVEHNARLGAEIATAYAARQA, from the coding sequence ATGCTGACCGTCACCGACGAGGTCCGCGACGCGCTCGCGTCCGGGCAGCCCGTCGTCGCGCTGGAGAGCACGATCATCAGCCACGGCATGCCCTACCCGCAGAACGTCGAGATGGCGCGGACCGTCGAGGGCATCGTCCGCGAGGGCGGGGCCGTGCCGGCGACGATCGCGGTGCTGCACGGCCGGCCGAGGATCGGCCTGTCCCCCGACGACCTCGAGCTGCTCGCCTCCGACGACTCGGTCGTCAAGGTCTCGCTGCGCGACCTGCCCTACGTCGTGTCGCGCGGCCTCCACGGCGCCACGACCGTCGCCTCCACGATGCGGCTCGCGGCCCTGGCCGGCATCAGCGTGTTCGTGACCGGCGGGCTCGGCGGCGTGCACCGCGGCGCCGAGACGTCGTACGACGTGTCGGCCGACCTGACCGAGCTGTCGACCACCTCGGTCGCCGTCGTCTGCGCCGGGGTGAAGAGCATCCTCGACATCGGGCTCACCCTGGAGAAGCTGGAGACCCTCGGCGTGCCGGTGCTGGGCTACGGCACGGACGAGTTCCCGTCGTTCTACTCGCGCTCGTCGGGCTTCGCCGCTCCGATGCGGGTCGACTCGCCCGCCGAGGTCGCGGACCTGGTGCGGGCCAAGTGGGACCTCGGCCTGGCCGGCGGTGTCGTCGTCGCCAACCCGATCCCGGCCGGGTCCGAGATCCCCTCCGACGAGATCGGCGCGATCATCGACCGCGCCCTGGCCGACATGGACTCGCTCGGCATCACCGGCAAGGACGCCACCCCCTACCTGCTGGGACGCATCGTCGAGATCAGCGACGGAGCCTCGCTGACGGCCAACATCGCCCTCGTCGAGCACAACGCGCGCCTGGGCGCGGAGATCGCGACGGCGTACGCCGCCCGTCAGGCGTAG
- a CDS encoding YccF domain-containing protein encodes MRLILNVVWLVFGGFWLFVGYLVAGVLLCIPIITIPWAIASFRIAVYALWPFGRTVVTKPSAGVGSFLGNVIWFVLAGWWLAIAHIVSAVALAVTIVGIPLALADLKMVPISLAPLGKDIVPTQRGEFDAYA; translated from the coding sequence GTGCGCCTCATCCTCAACGTGGTCTGGCTGGTCTTCGGCGGCTTCTGGCTGTTCGTCGGCTACCTGGTCGCCGGCGTGCTGCTCTGCATCCCGATCATCACGATCCCGTGGGCGATCGCGTCGTTCCGCATCGCCGTCTACGCGCTGTGGCCGTTCGGCCGCACCGTCGTCACGAAGCCCTCGGCGGGCGTCGGGTCGTTCCTGGGCAACGTGATCTGGTTCGTGCTGGCCGGTTGGTGGCTCGCCATCGCCCACATCGTGTCGGCGGTCGCGCTCGCGGTGACGATCGTCGGCATCCCGCTCGCTCTCGCCGACCTCAAGATGGTCCCGATCTCGCTGGCACCGCTCGGCAAGGACATCGTGCCCACGCAGCGCGGCGAGTTCGACGCCTACGCCTGA
- a CDS encoding VOC family protein translates to MASRLTEISLDCHDPDRLADFWCGVLGWDVLHREPGLVEIGPARVEDQALLDAVRSGPVCPTIFLAQVEEDKVVKNRSHFDVSPVDVSQEEEVERILALGATHADIGQTGEESWTVLADPEGNEFCVLRSLAPDHFTL, encoded by the coding sequence ATGGCCTCCCGACTGACCGAGATCTCCCTCGACTGCCACGACCCCGACCGGCTCGCCGACTTCTGGTGCGGCGTGCTCGGCTGGGACGTCCTCCACCGCGAGCCCGGCCTCGTGGAGATCGGCCCCGCGCGGGTCGAGGACCAGGCGCTGCTCGACGCCGTGCGCTCCGGACCGGTCTGCCCGACGATCTTCCTGGCGCAGGTGGAGGAGGACAAGGTGGTCAAGAACCGCTCGCACTTCGACGTCTCGCCGGTGGACGTCTCGCAGGAGGAGGAGGTCGAGCGCATCCTCGCCCTCGGCGCCACCCACGCCGACATCGGGCAGACGGGCGAGGAGTCGTGGACGGTGCTCGCCGACCCCGAGGGCAACGAGTTCTGCGTGCTGCGCAGCCTCGCGCCGGACCACTTCACGCTGTGA
- a CDS encoding MFS transporter yields the protein MPRADDRADDRARAAPRASGLGLGVLVAAVVLVSVNLRPGASSIGPVLEEVRVGLGMGAEVAGALTGVPGLVFGLAGALAVGLARKVGISAGIAFGLAVAAAGLLLRVTVDDAPLFLLLTVVGLAGLAVGNVLVPAWIKARGHTVALMTVYGTGLVVGATFATLVTAPVTEAAGSWRAGLGTWGILAAVALPLWGWLALRERRSPAEHRVSGDAPPDGRMIHSPTAVALTVLFGVQSMHAYVQFGWVPQIYRDAGISASHAGALQALLSSVGIAGALVLPTVIDRGRGLRALAVSFGVLLAGGYTGLLLAPATTPWLWALMLGYAGLAFPTSIALITARTRHPSVTAQLSGFVQPVGYALAAIGPFLVGLVHDATGDWTLVLVLLALTAVPLTLAGVRVARATYVDDEL from the coding sequence GTGCCGCGCGCTGACGACCGCGCTGACGACCGCGCCCGCGCTGCCCCGCGCGCCTCGGGGCTCGGGCTCGGCGTGCTCGTCGCCGCCGTCGTCCTCGTCTCGGTCAACCTGAGGCCGGGAGCGTCCTCGATCGGCCCGGTCCTGGAGGAGGTACGCGTCGGGCTCGGCATGGGTGCCGAGGTGGCGGGGGCGCTGACCGGGGTGCCCGGACTGGTCTTCGGCCTCGCCGGCGCCCTCGCGGTCGGCCTCGCCCGCAAGGTCGGTATCAGCGCGGGCATCGCGTTCGGCCTCGCCGTGGCGGCCGCCGGCCTGCTCCTGCGGGTGACCGTGGACGACGCCCCGCTCTTCCTGCTGCTCACCGTCGTCGGCCTGGCCGGGCTGGCCGTCGGCAACGTCCTCGTGCCGGCCTGGATCAAGGCCCGCGGGCACACCGTCGCGCTGATGACCGTCTACGGCACCGGGCTCGTCGTGGGCGCCACGTTCGCCACGCTGGTGACGGCCCCCGTCACCGAGGCCGCCGGCTCGTGGCGCGCCGGTCTCGGCACGTGGGGCATCCTGGCCGCGGTCGCCCTTCCGCTGTGGGGCTGGCTGGCCCTGCGCGAGCGGCGCTCCCCCGCCGAGCACCGGGTGAGCGGCGACGCGCCGCCCGACGGCCGGATGATCCACTCCCCGACCGCGGTCGCCCTCACCGTCCTGTTCGGCGTGCAGTCGATGCACGCCTACGTGCAGTTCGGCTGGGTGCCGCAGATCTACCGCGACGCGGGCATCTCCGCCTCGCACGCCGGGGCGCTGCAGGCCCTGCTGTCGAGCGTCGGCATCGCCGGCGCGCTGGTGCTCCCCACCGTGATCGACCGCGGGCGGGGGCTCCGGGCGCTCGCCGTGTCCTTCGGCGTGCTCCTCGCCGGCGGCTACACCGGACTCCTCCTCGCCCCGGCCACGACCCCCTGGCTGTGGGCCCTGATGCTCGGCTACGCCGGGCTGGCCTTCCCCACCTCCATCGCGCTCATCACCGCGCGCACCCGCCACCCGTCGGTGACGGCGCAGCTCTCCGGGTTCGTCCAGCCGGTGGGCTACGCGCTCGCCGCGATCGGCCCGTTCCTGGTGGGTCTGGTCCACGACGCGACGGGCGACTGGACGCTCGTGCTGGTGCTGCTGGCGCTCACCGCCGTGCCCCTGACGCTGGCCGGCGTACGCGTGGCGCGGGCGACGTACGTCGACGACGAGCTCTGA
- the mshB gene encoding N-acetyl-1-D-myo-inositol-2-amino-2-deoxy-alpha-D-glucopyranoside deacetylase encodes MTDRRMLLVHAHPDDECINNGATMARYVDEGVGVTLVTCTAGEMGEVLVPELSHLAYEEQGGLGEHRRGELDEAMKVLGVTDHRFLGGFGRFHDSGMAWHEEGHAVAADTLPDNAFWNADLTEAADELVKVIREVRPQVLVTYDQFGGYGHPDHIQAHRVAMYGAQLAAVPSYKLDLGEPHDIAKVYWTAMSESRMRESLRQLRESGDTETFAGMDPDGKLPPFVTPDELISARVDGAATVQRKMDALAQHRTQVQQDGGFFAGAESGHSWWSDEYYRIAKGTPGAPGPDGFEEDLFAGL; translated from the coding sequence ATGACCGACCGACGCATGCTGCTCGTCCACGCCCACCCCGACGACGAGTGCATCAACAACGGCGCCACCATGGCGCGCTACGTCGACGAGGGCGTCGGCGTCACCCTCGTCACCTGCACCGCCGGCGAGATGGGGGAGGTGCTCGTGCCCGAGCTCTCCCACCTCGCCTACGAGGAGCAGGGCGGGCTCGGCGAGCACCGCCGCGGTGAGCTCGACGAGGCGATGAAGGTGCTCGGCGTCACCGACCACCGCTTCCTCGGCGGGTTCGGCCGCTTCCACGACTCGGGCATGGCCTGGCACGAGGAGGGTCACGCGGTCGCCGCGGACACGCTGCCCGACAACGCCTTCTGGAACGCCGACCTCACCGAGGCCGCCGACGAGCTGGTCAAGGTGATCCGCGAGGTCCGCCCGCAGGTGCTCGTCACCTACGACCAGTTCGGCGGCTACGGCCACCCCGACCACATCCAGGCCCACCGCGTCGCGATGTACGGCGCGCAGCTGGCGGCCGTGCCGTCCTACAAGCTCGACCTCGGCGAGCCCCACGACATCGCCAAGGTCTACTGGACCGCGATGAGCGAGTCGCGGATGCGCGAGAGCCTGCGCCAGCTGCGCGAGTCCGGCGACACCGAGACCTTCGCCGGGATGGACCCCGACGGCAAGCTGCCGCCCTTCGTGACCCCGGACGAGCTGATCAGCGCGCGCGTGGACGGCGCGGCCACGGTGCAGCGCAAGATGGACGCGCTGGCCCAGCACCGCACCCAGGTGCAGCAGGACGGCGGGTTCTTCGCCGGCGCGGAGAGCGGGCACTCGTGGTGGTCCGACGAGTACTACCGCATCGCCAAGGGCACGCCGGGCGCCCCGGGCCCGGACGGCTTCGAGGAGGACCTGTTCGCGGGTCTGTGA
- a CDS encoding NIPSNAP family protein translates to MTKPPSSMSAAALVELRQYTLKPGARGDLVELFERELIEPQEAAGMRVGGVFLDRDDAERFVWFRGFTDMAARRQALQGFYHGPTWARFRSAANDTMLDSDDVLLLRPTSPAHPLRGPAAPRSAHPGSPPSDEWVTVSVYGHDPDPELARWLATDVHAELEERLQVPVATYRSEPAENDYPALPVRADNVFVWSAVFADEAACRYARQRLERSATWRNDISPALERRLSTRQHLRLQPTARSQHPAASPHEARPS, encoded by the coding sequence ATGACCAAGCCACCGTCCAGCATGTCGGCCGCCGCCCTCGTCGAGCTCCGCCAGTACACGCTCAAGCCGGGAGCTCGTGGCGACCTGGTCGAGCTCTTCGAGCGGGAGCTCATCGAGCCCCAGGAGGCCGCCGGCATGCGCGTGGGCGGGGTCTTCCTCGACCGCGACGACGCCGAGCGCTTCGTGTGGTTCCGCGGCTTCACCGACATGGCGGCGCGGCGCCAGGCGTTGCAGGGCTTCTACCACGGGCCGACCTGGGCACGCTTCCGCTCCGCGGCGAACGACACCATGCTCGACAGCGACGACGTCCTGCTCCTCCGCCCGACGTCACCGGCGCACCCGTTGCGTGGCCCGGCTGCGCCGCGCTCGGCGCACCCGGGCTCGCCGCCGTCCGACGAGTGGGTGACCGTGTCGGTCTACGGGCACGACCCGGACCCCGAGCTCGCACGATGGCTGGCCACGGACGTCCACGCCGAGCTGGAGGAACGCTTGCAGGTCCCGGTTGCCACGTACCGGTCCGAGCCCGCGGAGAACGACTACCCGGCGCTGCCGGTGCGCGCCGACAACGTGTTCGTGTGGAGCGCGGTCTTCGCCGACGAGGCGGCCTGTCGCTACGCGAGGCAGCGGCTCGAACGGAGCGCCACCTGGCGCAACGACATCTCCCCGGCGCTCGAGCGCCGACTCTCGACGAGGCAGCACCTCCGGCTGCAGCCGACGGCACGCTCGCAGCACCCGGCCGCGTCGCCCCACGAGGCGAGGCCGTCCTGA
- a CDS encoding DUF3054 domain-containing protein, producing MWLVIDLVLVGVFAVVGRLSHYDTLSVAGWWTTAWPFLVGTLLAWAALAATRRPPSAISSGVLVWLGALAGGMVLRQAGGQGTALPFVVVATLVLGALLVLPRIAARAAR from the coding sequence ATGTGGCTCGTGATCGACCTCGTCCTCGTCGGCGTCTTCGCGGTCGTCGGGCGGCTCAGCCACTACGACACGCTCAGCGTCGCCGGCTGGTGGACCACGGCCTGGCCGTTCCTCGTCGGCACCCTCCTCGCCTGGGCCGCGCTGGCCGCCACCCGGCGACCGCCCTCCGCGATCTCGTCCGGCGTGCTCGTGTGGCTGGGCGCGCTGGCCGGGGGGATGGTGCTCCGTCAGGCCGGCGGCCAGGGCACCGCCCTGCCCTTCGTCGTGGTGGCGACCCTCGTCCTCGGCGCCCTCCTGGTGCTGCCCAGGATCGCTGCCCGTGCCGCGCGCTGA
- a CDS encoding carbohydrate kinase family protein, producing MSQWVVVVGGTNMDVVARTSAPLVAATSNPGRTRISPGGVGRNIAACLGLLGAPVRLVSAVGDDAFGDEALRVTAACGADVGAVRRVPGATGTYTAVLDDRGELVAAVSDMAIVDELVLDTVHLTDAALVVLDGNLAHAQAARVVAAAAAAGVPLAFEPVSVAKAARLADLVHDLFLVTPNADEVAALTGRPAADWRGSVAELHDRGVEHVWLRQGSAGSWMCSRGAEPVHLAATPATVVDVTGAGDAMLAAWVAAWLRGADPVTAARLGHRAAAATVESPSTVRPDLADALREEPRC from the coding sequence GTGAGCCAGTGGGTGGTGGTCGTCGGCGGGACCAACATGGACGTCGTCGCGCGCACGTCCGCGCCGCTCGTCGCCGCGACCAGCAACCCCGGCCGGACCCGGATCTCCCCCGGCGGCGTCGGCCGCAACATCGCCGCCTGCCTGGGCCTGCTCGGCGCTCCGGTGCGGCTGGTGTCGGCGGTCGGCGACGACGCGTTCGGCGACGAGGCGCTGCGGGTGACCGCCGCCTGTGGCGCCGACGTGGGTGCCGTACGCCGGGTGCCGGGCGCGACCGGCACCTACACGGCCGTCCTCGACGACCGCGGCGAGCTCGTGGCCGCGGTCTCGGACATGGCGATCGTCGACGAGCTGGTGCTCGACACGGTCCACCTCACCGACGCCGCGCTCGTCGTGCTCGACGGCAACCTCGCCCACGCCCAGGCGGCCCGGGTCGTGGCCGCGGCGGCCGCGGCCGGCGTGCCCCTCGCGTTCGAGCCCGTCTCCGTGGCCAAGGCCGCGCGGCTGGCCGACCTGGTGCACGACCTGTTCCTCGTGACCCCCAACGCCGACGAGGTCGCCGCGCTGACCGGTCGCCCGGCCGCCGACTGGCGTGGGTCCGTCGCCGAGCTGCACGACCGCGGTGTCGAGCACGTGTGGCTGCGGCAGGGCTCGGCGGGCTCGTGGATGTGCAGTCGCGGCGCCGAGCCGGTCCACCTCGCGGCCACGCCGGCGACCGTGGTCGACGTGACCGGCGCGGGCGACGCGATGCTCGCCGCGTGGGTGGCGGCGTGGCTGCGCGGCGCCGATCCCGTCACCGCCGCCCGGCTCGGCCACCGTGCCGCCGCCGCCACCGTCGAGAGCCCGTCCACCGTCCGGCCGGACCTGGCCGACGCCCTGAGGGAGGAACCCCGATGCTGA
- a CDS encoding GNAT family protein has product MTPLALDLPVETERLLLRPHRMEDLDDLAAFHSDPDVVRHVPWPVRDRAATEETLRVKLTQTELLAHGQWLVLAVELRETGTVIGEVLLKWASDRQGEVGFALHGDHQGRGYAAEAATAMLRLGFDDLGFHRITAVVIDGNDASARLLGRLGFRQEARFVDGVHFKGEWATQLVFALLADEWRRGAAPRPLA; this is encoded by the coding sequence GTGACGCCTCTGGCCCTCGACCTCCCGGTCGAGACCGAGCGGCTGCTGCTGCGCCCCCACCGGATGGAGGACCTCGACGACCTTGCCGCGTTCCACTCCGACCCCGACGTCGTGCGCCACGTGCCGTGGCCGGTGCGCGACCGGGCCGCCACCGAGGAGACCCTGCGCGTCAAGCTCACCCAGACCGAGCTCCTCGCCCACGGCCAGTGGCTCGTCCTCGCCGTCGAGCTCCGCGAGACGGGGACCGTGATCGGCGAGGTGCTGCTCAAGTGGGCCTCGGACCGCCAGGGAGAGGTCGGCTTCGCGCTCCACGGCGACCACCAGGGTCGCGGCTACGCCGCCGAGGCCGCGACCGCGATGCTGCGCCTGGGCTTCGACGACCTCGGCTTCCACCGGATCACCGCGGTGGTGATCGACGGCAACGACGCCTCCGCCCGCCTGCTCGGGCGCCTCGGCTTCCGACAGGAGGCCCGATTCGTCGACGGTGTGCACTTCAAGGGCGAGTGGGCGACCCAGCTGGTGTTCGCGCTGCTCGCGGACGAGTGGCGGCGCGGCGCCGCCCCGCGCCCGCTCGCCTGA
- a CDS encoding Rrf2 family transcriptional regulator: protein MSSNSRLTTAIHALCWLELSARRGTATLTSAQVADSLQSHPVLIRRTLAPLRDAGLLRVVGRGPGAGWQLARPAGEITLREVHRVLGEDPVFALHPHPPKPDCPVGHGIPDVLDRVYRDAEEAVAQVLQGHTVAEVLDRILRERPLPA from the coding sequence GTGAGCAGCAACAGCCGACTCACCACGGCGATCCATGCGCTGTGCTGGCTCGAGCTGTCGGCGCGACGCGGCACCGCGACGCTGACGTCCGCGCAGGTGGCCGACAGCCTGCAGTCGCACCCGGTCCTCATCAGGCGCACGCTCGCGCCGTTGCGGGACGCGGGCCTCCTGAGGGTGGTGGGGCGCGGACCCGGGGCCGGCTGGCAGCTGGCCCGACCGGCCGGCGAGATCACGCTGCGCGAGGTGCACCGGGTGCTGGGCGAGGACCCGGTCTTCGCCCTGCACCCCCACCCGCCCAAGCCGGACTGCCCCGTCGGGCACGGCATCCCTGACGTGCTCGACCGCGTCTACCGAGACGCCGAGGAGGCGGTCGCGCAGGTGCTGCAGGGGCACACGGTCGCCGAGGTGCTCGACCGGATCCTGCGGGAGCGGCCGCTCCCGGCGTGA